A window of Hevea brasiliensis isolate MT/VB/25A 57/8 chromosome 14, ASM3005281v1, whole genome shotgun sequence contains these coding sequences:
- the LOC110645834 gene encoding uroporphyrinogen decarboxylase isoform X1 has protein sequence MSCICSISSISSFSSPRKSVSKPPIFQCSLPGNFLPGTVVEPKTASVAEPLLLNAVRGEDVERPPVWLMRQAGRYMKSYQIICEKYPSFRERSENVDLVVEISLQPWNVFKPDGVILFSDILTPLSGMNIPFDIVKGKGPVIFNPLRTAADVDQVREFFPEESVPYVGESLTILRKEVDNKAAVLGFVGAPFTLASYVVEGGSSKHFSKIKRLAFSQPKVLHALLQKFAISMAKYIQYQADNGAQAVQIFDSWATELSPVDFEEFSLPYLKQIVDTVRRTHPNLPLILYASGSGGLLERLALTGVDVVSLDWTVDMAEGRRRLGPDMAVQGNVDPGVLFGSKDFITNRINDVVRKAGKGKHILNLGHGIVVGTPEENVAHFFEVAKGIRY, from the exons ATGTCTTGCATTTGTAGCATTAGCTCaatctcttctttctcttctccaaGGAAATCAGTATCTAAGCCCCCAATTTTTCAATGCTCCCTCCCAGGTAATTTTCTCCCag GGACAGTGGTGGAACCGAAGACTGCCTCTGTGGCTGAACCCTTGTTGCTGAATGCTGTTAGAGGAGAAGATGTTGAAAGACCCCCAGTTTGGCTTATGAGGCAAGCAGGGAGGTACATGAAG AGTTACCAAATCATTTGTGAGAAGTATCCTTCATTTCGTGAAAGATCAGAAAATGTTGATCTTGTAGTGGAAATTTCTCTGCAGCCTTGGAATGTTTTTAAGCCAGATGGG GTCATTTTATTCTCAGACATTCTTACTCCACTTTCTGGGATGAACATACCTTTTGACATTGTGAAAGGTAAAGGCCCTGTTATATTCAATCCTTTACGCACTGCTGCAGATGTTGATCAAGTAAGAGAATTTTTTCCGGAGGAGTCAGTTCCATACGTTGGAGAATCATTGACAATCCTTCGAAAAGAG gTAGATAATAAGGCTGCAGTGCTTGGTTTTGTTGGGGCTCCTTTTACGCTGGCATCATATGTTGTTGAAGGTGGTTCATCAAAGCACTTTTCAAAAATAAAAAGATTAGCTTTCTCTCAGCCTAAG GTACTTCATGCATTGCTTCAGAAATTTGCAATCTCAATGGCAAAATACATTCAATATCAAGCTGACAATGGGGCTCAAGCTGTTCAAATCTTTGACTCATGGGCCACAGAGCTTAGCCCTGTTGATTTTGAGGAGTTCAGTCTTCCATACCTGAAGCAGATTGTGGATACTGTGAGAAGAACACATCCAAATCTCCCTCTAATCCTTTATGCAAGTGGATCTGGGGGCTTGCTTGAGAGGTTAGCTTTGACAGGTGTGGATGTAGTTAGCTTGGATTGGACAGTGGATATGGCTGAAGGTAGGAGGCGATTGGGACCTGATATGGCAGTTCAGGGAAATGTAGATCCTGGAGTCCTTTTTGGCTCAAAGGATTTTATCACTAATCGGATAAATGATGTTGTGAGAAAAGCTGGTAAAGGGAAACACATATTGAATCTTGGTCATGGAATTGTAGTAGGCACACCAGAGGAGAATGTTGCTCATTTTTTTGAGGTTGCTAAAGGAATTAGATACTAA
- the LOC110645834 gene encoding uroporphyrinogen decarboxylase, chloroplastic isoform X2 encodes MSCICSISSISSFSSPRKSVSKPPIFQCSLPGTVVEPKTASVAEPLLLNAVRGEDVERPPVWLMRQAGRYMKSYQIICEKYPSFRERSENVDLVVEISLQPWNVFKPDGVILFSDILTPLSGMNIPFDIVKGKGPVIFNPLRTAADVDQVREFFPEESVPYVGESLTILRKEVDNKAAVLGFVGAPFTLASYVVEGGSSKHFSKIKRLAFSQPKVLHALLQKFAISMAKYIQYQADNGAQAVQIFDSWATELSPVDFEEFSLPYLKQIVDTVRRTHPNLPLILYASGSGGLLERLALTGVDVVSLDWTVDMAEGRRRLGPDMAVQGNVDPGVLFGSKDFITNRINDVVRKAGKGKHILNLGHGIVVGTPEENVAHFFEVAKGIRY; translated from the exons ATGTCTTGCATTTGTAGCATTAGCTCaatctcttctttctcttctccaaGGAAATCAGTATCTAAGCCCCCAATTTTTCAATGCTCCCTCCCAG GGACAGTGGTGGAACCGAAGACTGCCTCTGTGGCTGAACCCTTGTTGCTGAATGCTGTTAGAGGAGAAGATGTTGAAAGACCCCCAGTTTGGCTTATGAGGCAAGCAGGGAGGTACATGAAG AGTTACCAAATCATTTGTGAGAAGTATCCTTCATTTCGTGAAAGATCAGAAAATGTTGATCTTGTAGTGGAAATTTCTCTGCAGCCTTGGAATGTTTTTAAGCCAGATGGG GTCATTTTATTCTCAGACATTCTTACTCCACTTTCTGGGATGAACATACCTTTTGACATTGTGAAAGGTAAAGGCCCTGTTATATTCAATCCTTTACGCACTGCTGCAGATGTTGATCAAGTAAGAGAATTTTTTCCGGAGGAGTCAGTTCCATACGTTGGAGAATCATTGACAATCCTTCGAAAAGAG gTAGATAATAAGGCTGCAGTGCTTGGTTTTGTTGGGGCTCCTTTTACGCTGGCATCATATGTTGTTGAAGGTGGTTCATCAAAGCACTTTTCAAAAATAAAAAGATTAGCTTTCTCTCAGCCTAAG GTACTTCATGCATTGCTTCAGAAATTTGCAATCTCAATGGCAAAATACATTCAATATCAAGCTGACAATGGGGCTCAAGCTGTTCAAATCTTTGACTCATGGGCCACAGAGCTTAGCCCTGTTGATTTTGAGGAGTTCAGTCTTCCATACCTGAAGCAGATTGTGGATACTGTGAGAAGAACACATCCAAATCTCCCTCTAATCCTTTATGCAAGTGGATCTGGGGGCTTGCTTGAGAGGTTAGCTTTGACAGGTGTGGATGTAGTTAGCTTGGATTGGACAGTGGATATGGCTGAAGGTAGGAGGCGATTGGGACCTGATATGGCAGTTCAGGGAAATGTAGATCCTGGAGTCCTTTTTGGCTCAAAGGATTTTATCACTAATCGGATAAATGATGTTGTGAGAAAAGCTGGTAAAGGGAAACACATATTGAATCTTGGTCATGGAATTGTAGTAGGCACACCAGAGGAGAATGTTGCTCATTTTTTTGAGGTTGCTAAAGGAATTAGATACTAA